The following proteins are co-located in the Anoplopoma fimbria isolate UVic2021 breed Golden Eagle Sablefish chromosome 18, Afim_UVic_2022, whole genome shotgun sequence genome:
- the tdrd15 gene encoding tudor domain-containing protein 15: MQSVLGSQHQKSGTSAPCALWPVDLKLTHLDWNPEATLIHFQGQYLTICDLDYIILQGEIQNIPKIKAAVDIGEFCLVEDVVSGRWYRGRVQNRKKDLFDVFLIDHGNVLSVNIAHISSCSNDLFILPPKIVCGFLANVLLLHGCSNSVVERYFSNLIRRNVTGYIQALLPHKVLLLEAPDINIDLVKHGFGRHVDTDTFLLLVGMLTEVPLKQNMEPVPDLLLEKPWGQEFSFKPSDLQGYKDILALCGPRLSCGTHAKVCVTAAVNPGLFYCQKTSMETDLWEMSKKLAAVNECRTKECNQKTAENLSLLCSVKGRDGKWYRGYVQFLPVNSQLRVLFIDYGFYESVKVENVHRLPPDLFSTTVMAFPCSLSSLSDQDELVKTKQLNFLKAGLLGRVLDVEIRGFDEEQHLYSITVLGAEDNSVKELTPIQELPSMKVESVFEEELSTKCGHLSYETIMGNAVRKTLEAEGVHVNSVFVGYVEHVQNPSYFWIRTQKRNDEFEEMMTKMADNFSQVKLDEDVLLKPELGTLCCAVYEEDMHFYRGVVTDSLEHGSEVLFIDFGNIEKVPHMLIKKIPETFANKPAFAFCCTLVNVFPLDEVWTSATTDFFRRAVSNKALLVHVVKMGKNKFVVDLHDMESDNNQSITELLITSNQAEYWKNISIGPVVQNNTDLTEKTRCPRYGVTSDINGNTEQLNDCEKEEKTCKIRTEKAQAPAGFKALSIKPGCNFAVVCSCIKSPSDIWCQRLDKLPALEELMDKVHQYYSTHTVPLQSGDPCCVAKSPQDGRWYRAFITEKQKSYAKVMMVDYGFTIQIDEHNLQAIMPEYVYLDRQAFRCSLNNLMEPADPKYSGDWGLEVCKSLKYLVLNSTSCLRCEVVSQLNVKNKGLCNVVELYNTETQQSLTNLLLEQGLPRVAPISAKQLSTVIPQSFVYSSHELKPGNEEQVYITHISSQWEIYCHLERNTEIIEELEKKISEESEKMMQGSTRAVVRKLSLAKYFDGQWYRCLAYPVQSPLHLGVFFVDYGNTNIPEKTNVMFVPRDSTDLLYTPMQAVKCHLASVSTEELYADVKEWLDGAILNKQVRAVIVGKSADGSFDVELFDGDVNINEKVKELVLSLSPKPKTIVSFDMSSTKTKPKTLRTGHTKPSVECQRQCKLQSSKSRTLNAPRCTQVASAPSKKKKNSKKDVHDEQPQHREETEITQLLFLPDMKVSAGFRAKCFVSHINSVNSFFLQLSEDEPAILKLGENLNSSIFRDSLKTASSLRVNDLVLAEYEEDGALYRCVVKDCEGSSRFKVEFVDYGNSAVMGMEKIYSIPKECLSHPRFSISCSLLDTSMFKSDVSFTDAVMEKPLMVDFVRHDVHWEVKVEILDGDACVPAALEAAVESSTEREKGEKSPVDSFEIEEKVRSCEQNFLPKEVSKKKTAESEGTTVDDENFMLKATPATLSPKPEEHRRAPSINKGDSKENPRIITKSKVESDCADAIVPPSIQAKDTETSTVLSVLSNSNFYTRLNRTSELLTALERLIADNLYKCKMVAEEDVKQGLKCLVQVDKQWHRAVVQDVGLKTCQVLLVDHGITETIPSGLIRGQCSELTKIPPLAVLCKVNCLGSSEGEGTPELWCETLKPLIGKEVKLVFVCYSVGEKLWKVEIVMNGLFLLRQITTLLQQNEEMVPSTAETQDEKAEGEFNLDTSPPQQLVFAPIEIDQMYSGLAAAVTTPFKFCIVLDDLLLLMNKMSLILDDLPEQLSPLPEAHLVPGTCCLFKSDTKNKWCRAEIADADTTAVLNLVDYGHYECIPYKDCSKLKRFPEEITNLPKVTYPCILRGVKPVGVDGQWTDGAAVFFQECLYQKNLQIFFREFVSNTHLKVDVLADGVHVAKELVDAGHADYMDIMLGLRFQEQSPCRAAPQCPDSEEECGQEDEGFNGKTDLFVDSTDEAEGEIPLSVVSESSQCFLM, from the exons ATGCAGTCAGTGCTGGGCTCCCAACATCAAAA ATCTGGTACATCTGCACCATGTGCCCTTTGGCCAGTGGACCTCAAGTTAACTCACTTGGACTGGAACCCTGAAGCAACCTTGATACACTTCCAGGGACAGTACCTTACCATATGTGATCTTGACTATATCATCTTGCAAGGGGAAATACAGAACATACCAAAGATTAAAGCTGCAGTGGATATCGGAGAGTTTTGCCTTGTGGAAGATGTGGTTTCAGGCCGCTGGTACAGAGGAAGAGTTCAGAACCGGAAAAAAGACTTGTTTGATGTTTTCCTCATAGATCACGGTAACGTTTTGAGTGTCAACATCGCCCACATATCTTCCTGTTCGAACGACCTGTTCATCCTGCCTCCCAAGATAGTTTGCGGCTTTCTTGCAAATGTTCTGCTTCTTCATGGTTGTTCTAATTCTGTAGTGGAGAGGTATTTTTCAAACCTGATCAGAAGAAATGTCACAGGCTACATCCAAGCCCTCTTGCCCCACAAAGTGCTCTTGTTGGAAGCCCCTGACATTAACATTGACCTCGTTAAACACGGGTTTGGGAGGCATGTGGACACAGATACTTTCCTCCTCTTGGTTGGGATGCTCACAGAGGTGCCGCTCAAACAAAACATGGAGCCAGTTCCTGACTTACTCCTTGAAAAGCCATGGGGGCAAGAATTTAGCTTCAAACCGTCAGATTTGCAGGGTTACAAAGACATTCTGGCACTCTGTGGGCCTAGATTGAGTTGTGGGACACATGCTAAAGTGTGTGTAACTGCTGCTGTTAACCCTGGGCTTTTTTACTGTCAGAAGACAAGTATGGAAACGGATCTTTGGGAAATGTCAAAGAAGCTCGCTGCAGTTAATGAGTGCCGAACCAAAGAATGCAACCAGAAAACTGCAGAAAACCTGAGTTTACTGTGCTCAGTCAAAGGCAGAGATGGGAAATGGTACAGAGGCTATGTGCAGTTTCTCCCAGTCAACTCTCAACTTCGAGTTTTGTTCATTGACTACGGCTTCTATGAATCTGTCAAAGTTGAGAACGTCCACAGGTTGCCACCTGACTTATTTTCAACTACAGTCATGGCGTTCCCATGCTCGCTTTCCTCGTTGAGTGATCAGGATGAGTTGGTCAAAACTAAGCAGTTGAATTTTCTCAAGGCAGGCTTGCTTGGAAGAGTGTTAGATGTGGAGATCAGAGGTTTTGACGAAGAACAGCACCTTTACTCTATCACAGTATTAGGTGCTGAAGATAATAGTGTGAAGGAACTAACGCCCATTCAAGAGCTTCCTAGCATGAAGGTTGAGTCAGTTTTTGAGGAAGAATTGTCAACTAAGTGTGGCCATTTAAGCTATGAGACAATCATGGGCAACGCAGTGCGTAAAACTCTGGAAGCAGAAGGGGTCCATGTTAACTCTGTCTTTGTGGGCTACGTCGAGCATGTCCAGAATCCAAGCTACTTCTGGATCAGAACACAAAAACGTAATGATGAGTTTGAAGAAATGATGACGAAAATGGCAGATAACTTCAGTCAAGTGAAGCTGGATGAAGATGTGCTGTTGAAACCTGAGCTTGGGACCCTGTGCTGTGCAGTGTATGAGGAAGACATGCATTTCTACAGGGGTGTAGTAACAGACAGTCTTGAGCATGGATCTGAAGTTCTGTTTATTGATTTTGGAAACATTGAGAAAGTGCCACACATGTTGATCAAGAAGATACCTGAGACATTTGCCAACAAACCAGCATTTGCCTTCTGTTGCACTCttgttaatgtttttcctttggATGAAGTCTGGACCAGCGCCACCACTGACTTTTTCAGACGAGCTGTTTCAAACAAAGCCCTGCTCGTCCATGTGGTCaaaatggggaaaaacaaaTTTGTTGTTGATCTCCATGACATGGAAAGTGACAACAATCAAAGTATCACTGAGCTCCTGATCACTTCCAATCAAGCTGAATACTGGAAGAACATTTCCATAGGGCCCGTggtacaaaacaacacagatttgacagaaaaaacaaggtGCCCAAGATATGGTGTGACATCAGACATCAATGGGAATACAGAGCAACTGAATGATTgtgagaaggaagaaaaaacatgcaaaattcGAACTGAGAAGGCCCAAGCACCTGCTGGCTTCAAAGCATTAAGCATCAAACCAGGGTGTAATTTTGCAGTAGTATGCTCATGCATCAAGTCTCCATCAGATATCTGGTGCCAGCGTCTAGATAAACTTCCAGCTTTGGAGGAACTGATGGATAAAGTCCATCAATATTACTCAACTCACACAGTTCCCCTTCAATCAGGGGATCCATGCTGTGTCGCCAAGTCACCTCAAGATGGAAGATGGTACAGGGCCTTcattacagagaaacagaaaagttaTGCCAAAGTGATGATGGTTGACTATGGCTTTACCATCCAAATCGATGAGCACAATCTTCAGGCAATAATGCCAGAATATGTTTATTTGGATAGACAAGCTTTCAGGTGCAGCCTTAACAACCTGATGGAACCTGCTGACCCCAAGTACAGTGGGGATTGGGGTCTGGAGGTGTGTAAGTCGCTGAAATATTTAGTCCTCAATAGCACCAGTTGTCTAAGATGTGAAGTTGTCTCACAGttgaatgtgaaaaacaaagggCTCTGCAATGTCGTTGAACTCTACAACACCGAAACCCAACAGAGCCTAACAAATTTGCTCTTGGAACAGGGCCTGCCAAGAGTAGCGCCAATCTCAGCAAAGCAACTGTCAACAGTGATTCCTCAGTCTTTTGTGTACTCTTCACATGAATTAAAGCCTGGAAATGAGGAACAAGTCTACATCACTCACATAAGCAGTCAGTGGGAGATCTACTGCCACCTTGAGAGAAACACTGAAATCATTGAAGAGctcgaaaaaaaaatctcagaggAGAGTGAGAAAATGATGCAAGGCAGTACGAGAGCAGTTGTGAGGAAGCTGTCCCTGGCAAAATACTTTGATGGCCAATGGTACAGGTGCTTGGCATATCCTGTTCAGTCCCCTCTGCATcttggtgtgttttttgtggatTATGGCAACACAAACATACCTGAGAAGACCAATGTCATGTTTGTCCCCAGAGACTCTACTGATTTGTTGTACACACCCATGCAGGCTGTGAAATGCCACCTTGCTTCAGTGTCCACGGAAGAGCTCTATGCAGATGTGAAAGAATGGCTTGATGGTGCAATCCTCAACAAGCAAGTGAGAGCCGTCATAGTTGGAAAGAGCGCCGATGGTTCGTTTGATGTTGAGCTGTTTGATGGAGATGTTAACATCAATGAGAAGGTAAAGGAGCTCGTTCTCAGTCTTTCACCAAAACCAAAGACAATTGTGAGTTTTGACATGAGCAGCACAAAGACAAAGCCTAAAACTCTCCGTACAGGACACACAAAGCCTTCAGTTGAGTGCCAGAGGCAATGTAAACTGCAGTCTTCAAAGTCCCGTACATTGAACGCACCCAGATGCACTCAAGTTGCGAGTGCAcccagcaaaaagaaaaaaaactcaaaaaaagatGTTCATGATGAACAACCTCAACATAGAGAGGAAACTGAGATCACTCAGCTCTTGTTTTTACCGGACATGAAAGTGAGCGCAGGTTTCAGGGCAAAGTGTTTTGTCTCCCACATAAACTCAGTCAACAGTTTTTTCCTTCAACTGTCAGAGGATGAACCTGCCATATTGAAATTGGGAGAAAATCTCAACTCGAGTATCTTCAGAGATTCCTTGAAGACTGCTTCATCCTTGAGAGTAAATGACCTTGTTCTGGCTGAGTATGAGGAAGATGGCGCTCTGTATCGTTGTGTTGTGAAGGACTGTGAAGGAAGTTCCCGTTTCAAAGTTGAGTTTGTGGACTATGGAAACTCAGCAGTCATGGGCATGGAAAAGATCTACTCCATACCAAAGGAGTGTCTCTCTCATCCAAGATTCAGCATATCATGCTCACTGTTGGACACAAGCATGTTCAAAAGTGATGTTTCTTTCACCGATGCTGTAATGGAGAAGCCCCTCATGGTTGATTTTGTCCGTCATGACGTTCATTGGGAAGTCAAGGTTGAGATTCTTGATGGAGATGCTTGTGTTCCAGCAGCACTGGAAGCAGCTGTTGAAAGTAGCactgaaagagaaaagggagagaagtCTCCAGTGGACTCATTTGAAATAGAAGAGAAAGTGAGATCCTGTGAGCAGAACTTCCTGCCAAAGGAAgtgagtaagaaaaaaacagctgagtCCGAAGGAACTACTGTTGATGATGAAAACTTCATGCTGAAAGCAACACCTGCCACACTGTCACCTAAACCAGAAGAACATAGAAGAGCACCCTCCATAAACAAAGGAGATTCTAAGGAGAATCCAAGAATAATCACAAAATCGAAAGTGGAAAGTGATTGTGCAGATGCAATTGTACCTCCGTCTATTCAGGCCAAAGACACAGAGACTAGTACAGTTCTGTCGGTCCTGAGTAACAGCAATTTTTACACCAGGCTAAACAGGACGAGTGAACTGCTTACTGCATTGGAAAGGCTTATTGCTGACAACCTATACAAGTGCAAGATGGTGGCAGAAGAGGATGTCAAGCAAGGCCTCAAATGCTTAGTTCAGGTGGACAAGCAGTGGCATAGGGCTGTTGTTCAAGATGTAGGCTTGAAAACATGCCAGGTCCTCCTCGTGGATCATGGAATAACTGAAACAATTCCAAGTGGCTTAATCCGAGGACAGTGTAGCGAGCTGACAAAAATCCCGCCCCTTGCAGTTTTGTGCAAGGTGAACTGCCTTGGGTCCAGTGAGGGAGAGGGTACTCCCGAATTGTGGTGTGAAACACTCAAACCATTAATTGGCAAAGAAGTCaaactggtgtttgtgtgttattcaGTAGGTGAAAAACTATGGAAGGTTGAAATAGTCATGAATGGACTGTTCCTTCTTCGTCAAATCACAACCTTGCTGCAGCAAAATGAAGAAATGGTCCCATCAACAGCCGAAACCCAAGATGAGAAAGCGGAAGGAGAATTCAACTTGGACACAAGCCCTCCTCAGCAACTCGTCTTTGCTCCTATTGAGATAGATCAAATGTATTCCGGGCTTGCTGCGGCAGTGACAACTCCTTTCAAGTTTTGCATCGTTCTGGACGACTTACTTCTTCTCATGAACAAAATGTCCTTGATATTGGACGACCTCCCTGAGCAGTTGTCTCCTCTTCCTGAAGCCCACCTCGTCCCTGGCACCTGCTGCCTGTTTAAATCAGACACTAAGAATAAGTGGTGCCGGGCTGAAATCGCAGACGCAGACACCACAGCGGTCCTAAACCTGGTGGATTACGGCCATTACGAATGCATCCCGTACAAAGACTGCTCCAAGCTGAAGAGGTTTCCTGAAGAAATAACCAACCTCCCAAAGGTGACGTACCCTTGCATTCTGAGAGGGGTGAAGCCTGTTGGAGTGGATGGACAGTGGACCGATGGAGCAGCAGTCTTCTTCCAGGAGTGTTTGTACCAGAAGAACCTCCAGATCTTCTTCAGAGAGTTtgtatcaaacacacacttgaagGTGGACGTTCTGGCAGATGGCGTCCATGTTGCCAAGGAGCTGGTGGATGCTGGACATGCCGATTACATGGACATCATGCTAGGTCTGAG GTTCCAGGAACAGAGCCCCTGTAGAGCAGCTCCTCAATGCCCCGACAGTGAGGAAGAGTGTGGCCAGGAAGATGAAGGCTTCAACGGGAAGACAGATCTCTTTGTTGACTCTACTGATGAAGCAGAAGGGGAGATACCACTCAGCGTTGTGTCTGAATCTAGTCAAT GTTTTCTGATGTGA
- the rfx6 gene encoding DNA-binding protein RFX6, whose product MPMKRSSESSARDGVFLIHSLTKTLCSSPEEIRTDFNGRTHFHQEDDSGIKSEAEDSNETPSSEEDQDLVDLNSDLTIKQSISSSRKTISQIIKDKKKQTQLTLQWLEENYIVCEGVCLPRCILYAHYLDFCRKEKLEPACAATFGKTIRQKFPLLTTRRLGTRGHSKYHYYGIGIKESSAYYHSVYSGKGLTRFSGSKLKNEGGFTRKYSLSSKTGTLLPDFPNAQHLLLQGNISREKVDTLIMMYKTHCQCILDNAINVSFEEIQNFLLHFWQGMPDHLLPLLENPVIVDIFCVCDSILYKVLTDVLIPATMQEMPESLLADIRNFAKHWEHWLASSLENLPECLAVKKLPIARHFVSSLKRQTSFLHLAQIARPALFDQAVVTSMVLDIDNVDLSSISSQPLLSINSAGDQDQDIYSEYDSITVFQELKELLRKNATVESFIEWLDSVVEHKVIKPGKQSGRSVKKRAQDFLLRWSFFGARVMHNLTLNNASSFGSFHLIRMLLDEYILLALETQFNNDKEQDLQNLLDKYMKNADASKAAFMASPSSCFLANRNKASTPIDQSVKNESLGEHAYMSLSTNQQQSLENNTVLYPGTETTGFTVSGGQMHYSQVSGPLMTPPISPAALVHRGSVINQGPMTGRPLTTSSSSTCSSSSSSCLPSLSAMTQPSPCSSYPETLYHCLPQTSSGYFPPAGGSSASNYQPALRPQTQSQGLASVQSQASSLAYHLSRYPSFNDQHLTKDGLYSLHHPSNNNCSLTPYGSAVRPASSYISGSDPVQSEQGLDAQTAAQILDSGEGFGFVGSGLNSAGGVCQGQTYSAAGHSGYYGNSSYLDSQRMTSLVDQHVSVISTISSLRPFPSTYSEVHDPLNILDEPGRKTTGAYFTEADQADHSLPSSGSAPCMFGVPSPFSSQDALLSQQRVPSSSDVQDLVSSLPPINTVFMGAGGVQ is encoded by the exons ATGCCCATGAAACGCAGCAGTGAGAGTTCAGCCAGAGATGGAGTGTTTCTTATACACTCTCTAACCAAGACTTTGTGCAGCTCACCAGAGGAAATACGCACAGACTTTAATGGACGGACACACTTTCATCAGGAGGATGATTCTGGGATTAAATCAG aagCAGAGGACAGTAATGAGACACCGTCCTCTGAGGAAGACCAGGACCTGGTGGACTTAAACTCGGACCTGACCATCAAACAGAGCATCTCGTCCTCCAGGAAGACCATCAGTCAGATCATCAAGgacaagaagaaacagacacaaCTCACTCTGCAGTG GCTGGAGGAGAATTATATTGTGTGTGAAGGAGTGTGTCTGCCTCGATGTATCCTCTATGCTCACTACCTGGACTTCTGCAGAAAGGAGAAACTAGAGCCGGCCTGTGCTGCTACATTTGGAAAG ACAATTCGACAGAAGTTTCCTCTTTTAACAACAAGAAGACTGGGCACCAGAGGACACTCAAA ATATCATTACTATGGAATTGGCATCAAAGAGAGCAGCGCTTACTATCACTCTGTGTATTCTGGAAAAGGTTTGACAAG ATTTTCAGGGAGCAAGCTGAAGAACGAG ggtggTTTCACCAGGAAATATTCTTTGAGCTCTAAAACTGGTACATTGCTCCCAGACTTCCCCAACGCTCAGCATCTTCTGCTGCAGGGAAATATCTCAAGAGAAAAG GTTGACACTCTGATCATGATGTATAAAACACACTGCCAGTGCATCCTGGACAATGCCATTAACGTCAGCTTTGAGGAG ATCCAGAATTTTCTGCTTCATTTCTGGCAGGGAATGCCCGACCACCTGCTGCCGCTACTGGAAAACCCTGTTATAGTCGACATCTTCTGCGTCTGTGACTCCATCCTTTATAAG GTATTAACAGATGTTCTGATTCCGGCTACAATGCAGGAAATGCCTGAAAG CCTTTTGGCAGATATCCGGAACTTTGCCAAACACTGGGAGCACTGGCTAGCCTCCTCCCTAGAGAACCTCCCAGAATGCCTTGCAGTCAAGAAGCTCCCAATAGCACGCCACTTTGTTTCCTCCCTGAAGAGACAGACGTCGTTCTTACACCTGGCACAG ATAGCCCGTCCGGCACTGTTCGACCAGGCTGTAGTGACCAGCATGGTGTTGGATATCGACAATGTGGATCTCAGCAGCATCAGCTCTCAACCTCTGCTCAGCATAAACTCTGCGGGGGACCAGGACCAAGACATCTACTCTGAGT atGACTCCATCACCGTCTTTcaggagctgaaggagctgctgaGAAAGAACGCCACAGTGGAGTCCTTCATCGAGTGGCTGGACTCTGTCGTGGAGCATAAAGTCATCAAG CCTGGTAAGCAGAGCGGTCGATCAGTGAAGAAGCGAGCTCAGGATTTCCTCCTCAGGTGGAGTTTCTTCGGTGCCAGAGTGATGCACAACCTCACGCTAAACAATGCCTCCAGCTTTG GTTCCTtccatctgatcaggatgctgTTAGACGAATACATCCTGCTGGCACTGGAGACACAGTTCAACAACGACAAGGAGCAGGACCTGCAGAACCTGCTggacaaatacatgaaaaatgcAG ATGCGAGTAAAGCGGCATTCATGGCCTCTCCTAGTTCCTGCTTCCTAGCAAATCGCAACAAAGCCAGCACGCCCATCGACCAATCAGTGAAGAATGAGTCTCTGGGAGAACACGCCTACATGTCTCTGTCAACCAATCAGCAGCAAAGTCTGGAAAACAACACCGTCCTCTACCCGGGGACAGAGACTACTGGGTTTACAGTGTCAG GTGGTCAGATGCACTACTCTCAGGTCAGCGGGCCCCTCATGACACCACCTATTTCTCCAGCAGCGTTAGTGCACAGAGGCTCCGTCATCAACCAGGGGCCCATGACGGGGAGACCCTTGActacctcttcttcttccacctgctcctcctcctcttcctcctgcctgCCCTCACTCAGCGCCATGACCCAGCCCAGCCCCTGCTCGTCATACCCAGAGACCCTGTACCACTGCTTACCTCAGACCAGCTCTGGTTACTTCCCCCCAGCTGGCGGCTCCTCGGCCTCAAACTACCAGCCTGCACTCAG GCCTCAGACTCAGAGTCAGGGTCTGGCCTCGGTTCAGTCTCAGGCTTCATCACTGGCCTACCATCTCTCTCGGTACCCTTCCTTCAACGACCAACACCTGACCAAAGACGGTCTCTACAGCCTTCACCACCCGTCCAACAATAACTGCTCCCTGACGCCTTACGGCTCTGCGGTCCGACCCGCATCCAGCTACATTTCAGGCTCGGATCCAGTTCAgtctgaacagggacttgatgCTCAGACAGCAGCTCAGATTCTGGACTCAGGGGAGGGGTTCGGCTTTGTGGGGTCTGGACTTAACTCCGCAGGCGGTGTGTGTCAGGGACAGACGTACTCTGCTGCAGGACACAGCG GTTACTACGGCAACAGCAGTTACCTGGACAGCCAGCGCATGACATCGCTGGTTGACCAGCACGTGTCCGTCATCAGCACCATCAGCAGCCTGCGCCCATTCCCGTCAACATATTCTGAAGTCCACGATCCGCTCAACATCCTGGACGAACCGGGAAGGAAAACAACGGGAGCATATTTCACTGAGGCCGACCAAGCAG ATCATTCTCTCCCCTCTTCAGGATCTGCTCCCTGCATGTTTGGAGTTCCCTCTCCGTTCTCCTCCCAGGATGCATTGCTCTCTCAGCAGCGGGTGCCGTCATCATCAGACGTGCAGGACCTGGTGTCTTCGCTTCCTCCCATCAATACTGTCTTCATGGGAGCAGGAGGAGTACAATGA